The Bacteroidia bacterium genomic sequence ACTTCGAATACGACCATTCCTGCTTTGATTCTGAAGCAAAAGAAACTTCTATTCCTAATCTTTGTAAACTAAAATGAACAGCCTTGGAAGAGCCTCCTGTTCCTAAAACAAGTGCCCGTTGAACAGTCTTGCCTTGTAATAAACCGGAAATACTTTGGGTAAAACCAATCCAATCTGTATTATGCCCTACAAGTTCCCCACTTGCAGATAACGAAATACAATTTACTGCACCAATTAACTTTGCTTCAGGACTCCAGATTTGACAATAAGTCATTAC encodes the following:
- the aroE gene encoding shikimate dehydrogenase (AroE; catalyzes the conversion of shikimate to 3-dehydroshikimate); amino-acid sequence: VMTYCQIWSPEAKLIGAVNCISLSASGELVGHNTDWIGFTQSISGLLQGKTVQRALVLGTGGSSKAVHFSLQRLGIEVSFASESKQEWSYSKLVGKMSQFQLVVQTTPLGMFPETNACPSIPYSELHEGHICVDLIYNPEQTLFLKEAAKQGATIKNGLDMLKYQAEESWRIWNSANEALI